GGGGACCCCCGTCCGTCCCGGCTACCGCGCGCTCTTCGATGGCACCTTCGCGTCGTTCGACGGCTGGCGCAAGGCCGGCTCCGGCGGCTTCGGGCGCCAGACCGACTGCACGATCCGCACCATCCGCGGTCGTGGCGCGGAGTGGTTCACCACCCAGCAGTCCGCGCCCTACACGCTCAGGCTCGACTGGCGACGCGACGGCGCGGACGACGAGTCGAGCGTCTACCTCGCCTCCACGAGCCGGACCGGCGCCGACCCGGTCGGCGGCGTCAGGATCCCCATCGGCACCGACACCGGTGCGATCGTGCCGACGGGCGGCACGGCGCAGACCCCGGACCAGGACGCCGTCGCAGCCGCGGAGCGTCCGGCTGGCGAGTGGAACTCCTACCTCGTGCAGCTCACCGGCTCGCAGGTCCGCGTCTTCCTCAACGGCACCCTGGTCAACACCTACGCCAGCGCGCAGCCCCTGGCCACCAACGGGTTCATCGGGCTGGAGAACCGGGGCGCGTCCCACGCGGTCGACTTCCGTGGCATCGAGATCAAGGACGGCGTGGCGCCCGACGCCAGCACGTCCGAGGTGCCGGTGCACTACGAGTTCGAGGAGCAGGCAGGCGGCACCGCGGCCAACACCGGCACCGATGCGTCCGTGGGGGCGGCCACGCTGGTCGGCGCCACCGGGTGGGCGCCCGACGGCGTGCACGGCGGGGCGCTCGACCTGCCGGGCGGTCCCAACGCCAACACCGCCGACCTGCCCGACAACCTCCTGCAGGGGGCCAGCGACTTCACCACCTCGTTCTGGGTGCGCCCCGACACCATGGGCAACTGGATCAACCTGTTCCACATCGGTGACGGGCTCGGCAACGCCGGCAGCTTCTTCCAGATCCAGATGCGCACCGAGAACGGCGACCGCGGCATCGCAGCGACCTTCAAGGCGAAGGGCTCGAACCTGCAGGAGCGCGTCCAGGCGCCCGACGAGGTCGACGTCGTGGCGGGCCGGTGGAACCACGTCGTCTTCACCCGCTCCGGCGCGAGCGGGACGCTCTACCTCGACGGCGAGGTGGTCGCGAGCAGCAACGACCTGACGATCGACATGGGCGACGTCGGGCCCACGGCCAACAACTGGCTGGGGCGCAACGGCTACGTCGACGACCCGTCGTTCGACGGGCTGATGGACGACGTGCGGCTCTACGAGGCGGCGCTGAGCGCCGACGAGGTGAGCGCGATCCACGCCGAGGGCACCGCCCTGCGCACCGAGGTCGCCCTGACGGTCGACCCCGCCTCGCCCTCCGTCGTCGACGAGCCGGTCACGGTCTCGGCGACGGTGAGCGACGAGAACGACGACGCGGCCGAGGGGCAGGCCTCGCTGTGGGTCGACGGAGCGCTCGTCGGCGACCCCGTCGAGGTGTCGGAGGGTGCGGTGGCGTTCCCCGCGCTGGCCCTGGCCCGCGGCTCCCACCAGGTGCAGGTCCGGTTCGCCGGCGACGCGGGCTGGCGCGACTCCCGTGCCACGACGACGCACGTCGTGCGGCGGCCGGTCGACGACCCCGACGCCCCGATCCACTACACCTTCAACGAGGGCAGCGGGTCGACGGCGGCCAACTACGGCACCGACACCACCGTGGGCCCGGCGACGCTGGTCGGAGCGACCACGTGGGCCGAGGGCAGGTACGACGACGGCGTCTCCCTGCCCGGCGGCCCCGCCGGACCGGTGACCGGCTCGAGCCACGTCGAGCTCCCCGACGACATCACCGCGGGCATGGACGAGGAGATCACCGTCTCGACGTGGATCAAGCCGACCACCCTGCCCAGCTGGACCACGCACGTCCAGCTCGGCAAGAGCACCCAGGAGTTCTTCCTCCTGCAGTCGTCGGTCATCAACGGTGACCGGGGCTTCGCGGCCACGCTGCGCGTCGACGACGGCGAGCAGTACCGCATCATGCTGCCCGGCGACTCCGACCTGCCGCTCGGCGAGTGGACCCACGTCGTGGTGACCCTCGGCCCGTCGCCCACGGGCGGAGGCACCACTGGCCGGATCTACCTCGACGGCGTGCTCGTCGACGCGGCCACCCGCCACAACATCCCCGTCGACATCGGTGACGTGGGCGAGGGCGGGACGACGGCCAACTTCATCGGCAACACCAGCTGGAACGACCCCCGTCCGGGCGGGACGGTCGACGACTTCCGCCTCTACGGGTACGAGCTGAGCGCCGAGGAGGTCGCCACCCTCCACGCCGCCGAGCCG
The sequence above is drawn from the Nocardioides sp. zg-1228 genome and encodes:
- a CDS encoding LamG-like jellyroll fold domain-containing protein, giving the protein MKLLRRSAHPGPLRAIRRPATAALAALGLVAGLGSVTASPAAAAAAPGDDVAAWVEVEDGVISGGPAYNSGDHGNFSGEGSYTFRESGMASAMTVTVPEAGVYPVHVRYAAGPLSAAENVTRSMGLRTNGTRQQLAFPMTSLQDWEAWDFVSTEVTLDAGANTLALECDRSVDFCRLNFDAIQVGGTTPDPCAGTPVRPGYRALFDGTFASFDGWRKAGSGGFGRQTDCTIRTIRGRGAEWFTTQQSAPYTLRLDWRRDGADDESSVYLASTSRTGADPVGGVRIPIGTDTGAIVPTGGTAQTPDQDAVAAAERPAGEWNSYLVQLTGSQVRVFLNGTLVNTYASAQPLATNGFIGLENRGASHAVDFRGIEIKDGVAPDASTSEVPVHYEFEEQAGGTAANTGTDASVGAATLVGATGWAPDGVHGGALDLPGGPNANTADLPDNLLQGASDFTTSFWVRPDTMGNWINLFHIGDGLGNAGSFFQIQMRTENGDRGIAATFKAKGSNLQERVQAPDEVDVVAGRWNHVVFTRSGASGTLYLDGEVVASSNDLTIDMGDVGPTANNWLGRNGYVDDPSFDGLMDDVRLYEAALSADEVSAIHAEGTALRTEVALTVDPASPSVVDEPVTVSATVSDENDDAAEGQASLWVDGALVGDPVEVSEGAVAFPALALARGSHQVQVRFAGDAGWRDSRATTTHVVRRPVDDPDAPIHYTFNEGSGSTAANYGTDTTVGPATLVGATTWAEGRYDDGVSLPGGPAGPVTGSSHVELPDDITAGMDEEITVSTWIKPTTLPSWTTHVQLGKSTQEFFLLQSSVINGDRGFAATLRVDDGEQYRIMLPGDSDLPLGEWTHVVVTLGPSPTGGGTTGRIYLDGVLVDAATRHNIPVDIGDVGEGGTTANFIGNTSWNDPRPGGTVDDFRLYGYELSAEEVATLHAAEPPNAAPVAVADSYSTGADQVLTVDAPGVLGNDTDPDWNDVTATGLTQPAHGTVDLAGDGSFAYTPSDGFAGTDTFTYRASDGVAGSEPTTVTIRVNAAPVAEPDAFDAVEGAPLVLAAPGVLGNDSDADGQELTAVDATPPAHGTLELAEDGSLVYTPRAGFSGTDLFTYRASDGEDLSAPATVVVTVSPATGGEPGLPDDGLTTTALAGAALPVTYGASGAVSLTLSPQSATGLVEVRRGGHVLATGAVTGGQAMVLLPQRSLPVGQHALTLHYGGDAKHRASTGEVTVLVEAAPTTTVASRTLVKVRPTRLRWKQDFRVVVQVGSVLGEAGPPTGTVKVRIDGRRVAVGRLDDEGRYVVRIRRNLNVGRHMVAVTYSGDAATEWSRDRQRIRVVR